Proteins encoded together in one Cervus canadensis isolate Bull #8, Minnesota chromosome 7, ASM1932006v1, whole genome shotgun sequence window:
- the ZNF639 gene encoding zinc finger protein 639 yields the protein MNEYPKKRKRKTLHPSRYSDSSGISRIADGFNGIFSDHCYSVCSMRQPDLKYFDNKDDDSDTETSNELPKFTDGIKARNRNQNYLVPSPVLRILDHTAFPTEKSADIEICDEDCDSPESVHQQTQEESPIEVHTAEDVPIAAEVHAISEDYDIEAENNSSESLQDQTDEEPPAKLCKIVDKSQALNVTAQQKWPLLRANSSGLYKCELCEFNSKYFSDLKQHMILKHKRTDSNVCRVCKESFSTNMLLIEHAKLHEEDPYICKYCDYKTVIFENLSQHIADTHFSDHLYWCEQCDVQFSSSSELYLHFQEHSCDEQYLCQFCEHETNDPEDLHSHVVNEHACKLIELSDKYNNGEHGQYSLLSKITFDKCKNFFVCQVCGFRSRLHTNVNRHVAIEHTKIFPHVCDDCGKGFSSMLEYCKHLNSHLSEGIYLCQYCEYSTGQIEDLKIHLDFKHSADLPHKCSDCLMRFGNERELISHLPVHETT from the exons atgaatgaatatcctaaaaaaagaaaaaggaagactttACATCCTTCTCGTTATTCAG ATTCCTCTGGAATAAGCAGAATTGCAGATGGATTCAATGGAATTTTTTCGGATCATTGTTACAGTGTTTGTTCTATGAGACAACcagacttaaaatattttgacaacaaag ATGATGATTCTGATACAGAGACATCAAATGAATTGCCAAAATTTACTGATGGAATCAAAGccagaaatagaaatcaaaactacTTGGTTCCCAGTCCTGTACTTAGAATTCTAGACCACACTGCCTTTCCTACAG aaaaatcTGCTGATATTGAAATTTGTGATGAAGACTGTGACTCCCCTGAATCGGTCCACCAGCAAACCCAAGAGGAGAGCCCCATAGAAGTTCACACTGCTGAAGATGTTCCAATTGCTGCAGAAGTACATGCAATTTCTGAAGACTATGATATAGAGGCAGAAAACAATTCCTCTGAGAGTCTCCAAGACCAAACTGATGAAGAGCCACCAGCTAAACTTTGCAAAATTGTTGACAAGAGCCAAGCTTTGAATGTGACTGCCCAGCAGAAATGGCCTTTACTGAGAGCTAATAGCAGTGGCCTCTATAAATGTGAACTTTGTGAGTTcaacagcaaatatttttctgatttaaagCAGCATATGATCTTGAAGCACAAGcgtactgattcaaatgtgtgtCGAGTATGCAAAGAGAGTTTCTCTACCAACATGCTTTTGATCGAACATGCCAAACTTCATGAAGAAGATCCCTACATATGTAAATACTGTGATTATAAGACAGTAATTTTTGAGAACCTCAGCCAGCACATTGCAGACACCCATTTTAGTGATCACCTTTATTGGTGTGAGCAATGTGACGTACAGTTCTCCTCAAGCAGTGAGCTCTACCTGCATTTCCAGGAGCACAGCTGTGATGAACAGTACTTGTGTCAGTTCTGTGAACATGAGACGAATGATCCAGAAGACTTGCATAGCCACGTGGTAAATGAGCATGCATGTAAATTAATAGAGTTAAGCGATAAGTATAACAATGGAGAACATGGACAGTATAGCCTCTTAAGCAAAATCACATTTGACAAATGTAAAAACTTCTTTGTTTGTCAAGTATGTGGGTTTCGGAGTAGACTTCATACAAATGTTAATAGACATGTTGCTATCGAACATACTAAAATTTTCCCTCATGTTTGTGATGACTGTGGGAAAGGCTTCTCAAGTATGCTAGAATATTGCAAACATTTAAATTCACATTTATCTGAAGGGATTTATTTATGTCAGTACTGTGAATATTCAACAGGACAGATTGAAGATCTTAAAATTCATCTAGATTTCAAGCATTCGGCTGATTTACCTCATAAATGTAGTGACTGCTTGATGAGGTTTGGAAATGAAAGGGAATTAATAAGTCACCTTCCAGTCCATGAAACAACTTGA